The following proteins come from a genomic window of Scomber japonicus isolate fScoJap1 chromosome 4, fScoJap1.pri, whole genome shotgun sequence:
- the LOC128357796 gene encoding galanin receptor type 1-like has translation METLGQQVNSSGLDQMNRADDVLIKALVPILDGIILVTGLVGQILVITILTGRRRKDGQPPHGTDTLLLALSAADLLLLFCLPFHTSAITLGFWPFGSFLCKTISFLGVACSSASVFTLAALAVTRYLTVVHPTWVYRSRMNRRIKLMVALLWVPASALAAPQFAFRTVTISNAVYCFAFLSDFSQLVYSIALFLFAFALPLGIIVLMYAKIYCFLRHARLLGNAPQLERYQRQVTHTSALLVLVFTVLWLPSYALMFSFIGGTITSSTGYNTIAILARLLASSAAVVNPVLYGFMSQKFRRDLLELGRGHWAWCKSCLIDCPHVMSRDVVQPFELDTSSERGQN, from the coding sequence ATGGAGACTTTGGGGCAGCAAGTAAACAGCAGTGGCCTGGACCAAATGAACAGGGCAGATGACGTTTTGATTAAGGCTTTGGTGCCAATTCTGGATGGGATAATTTTGGTGACTGGCCTGGTGGGCCAAATCTTGGTCATCACCATCCTAACtggtaggaggaggaaagatggtCAACCTCCGCATGGTACAGACACCCTGCTGCTGGCTCTGAGTGCtgctgatctgctgctgctgttctgcCTGCCTTTCCACACCTCTGCCATCACCCTGGGCTTCTGGCCTTTCGGCAGCTTCCTGTGCAAAACCATCAGCTTCCTGGGTGTGGCATGTTCGTCTGCATCAGTGTTTACCCTGGCAGCTTTGGCTGTGACACGCTACCTCACAGTGGTACACCCCACCTGGGTGTACCGTTCAAGAATGAACCGACGAATAAAGCTGATGGTAGCTCTGCTCTGGGTCCCAGCCTCAGCTTTGGCAGCACCGCAGTTTGCCTTCCGCACGGTTACCATATCTAACGCTGTGTACTGCTTTGCCTTCCTGTCTGACTTCAGCCAGCTTGTCTACAGCATCGCCCTCTTCTTGTTTGCCTTTGCTCTACCACTGGGCATCATTGTATTAATGTATGCCAAGATTTACTGTTTTCTTCGGCATGCACGGCTGCTTGGGAATGCCCCTCAGCTGGAGCGCTATCAGCGCCAGGTCACTCACACTTCAGCTCTCCTAGTCCTGGTCTTCACAGTACTCTGGCTGCCCTCTTATGCCCTCATGTTCTCCTTCATCGGAGGAACCATTACATCCTCAACTGGCTATAACACTATTGCCATCCTGGCAAGACTGTTGGCATCCTCGGCAGCAGTGGTAAATCCTGTACTCTATGGGTTTATGTCTCAGAAATTTAGAAGAGACTTACTAGAACTGGGAAGAGGGCACTGGGCATGGTGTAAAAGCTGTCTAATTGATTGTCCTCATGTGATGAGCAGGGACGTGGTTCAGCCCTTTGAGCTGGACACAAGCTCAGAAAGAGGACAAAACTGA